Within Candidatus Francisella endociliophora, the genomic segment TCAGTATAGTGGGTCGGTTGTAATTCTCGTTGAAGCAGAATCAACGCTAGTAGGTAAGGCAAAGGCAGGAGTTAATGTCATTACAAGTGCTTTTGGCGGTATTTTATTAGCAATTGTTACTTTCCAAGTTATTAGATATTTTATATCCGATGAGCTTATGATGAATGGTGGTTGGAGAATACTTTTTGCCATAGCAATTATTTTGGTTGTTTTATCTTTTTTTATTAAACATAGTGGAGATGAGGAGAAGCCAGAGAAATCCGATGTTAAGTTAGCAAAAGTGGTTATACAAAATTATAAAAGTTTAGTCTATATGATTTTACTATGTTTCCCTGGTGCTGTTGTTGCTTACTTCCAGATAACTATTTTGCCAAATATTATCAAAAAGATCTTACATCAAACACATGTTGATGTCGCTATACTTACAACTGTTAGCATAATAATGTTTATTATCACATGTAATATTGCTGCGATGTTAACTAAGAAATTTAAAATAAAAACAGTCACAGCTACAGGTCTAGTTTTGATGCTTATATTATCATTGCCAATGTATGCTTTGTATAAAGCAAATAGCGATCTTTTGATTGTCTTTTTCATAACAATGGGTGCAATCTTTGGTATATTTTATGGTAATATTATGGTGCTTTTCACAGAGTGTTTACCTCAAGAGATTCGTTATACCGGTTTTGCACTAGCTTATAATATTGGGTTTGGTGTGTTTGGTGGATTGTTACCTTTCTTATGTTTCTTCTTGGCACATGCTGTTTCTGATTATATGGCTGTTGGTATGATAAGTCTAAGTGCTATAGTTGGTTTAATTACGCTATATAAATTTGAGCCTGAAACTTTGAAAAACTCTATTATAAATGGCAAATAAGCTATAAAATCAAATAACATTCTATTATATAGGAGCTCAATATTCATGGAGTATCATTTTCTAAATGAGAGCTGTTTCATTTATAAGGTTAGTGATAGGCTTTGCTTGGAAGATAATTTAGTAGTTTTAAGTATCTATAAAGAGATAATTAAAGATTCAGAATTTTGTAGTAAGTATCAGATTTTTGATATTGTTCCTACTTATAATTCTATAGCTTTTCACTTTGATTATGATGATCTGTCGAGTTTAAAAGAAGCTATTTTAACTAGAATCAAAATAGTTGACTATAGTCAGCAACTAGAACCTAAAACGCATTATATTGCGGTTAAGTATAATGGTGAAGATTTACAAAAAGCTTCTGGGATTTTAGGTTTGAGTGAGTCAGAAATTATCAAAAGGCACACTCAAGTTGAATATCATATTGCTATGCTAGGGTTTAAACCATATTTCCCGTATTTATTAGGTTTGGATAAGAGTATTAATTTGCCTCGTTTAGCAACACCAAGGAATAGAATACCAGCAGGCTCTATAGGCATTGGGGGTTCGCAAACAACAATTTTTCCTGAACAATCACCAAGCGGTTGGAATATTATAGGACATTCTGATTTCAGAGACTTTAAGAGTTTTTGTGCTGGCGATAAAATAATTTTTAAGGAGATATAATGCTTTTAATAAATTGTGACCTAGGAGAAAGAGGCGTTGCTCATCCAGTAGATGATCAACTTGTTAGTTATATAGATATGGCAAATATAGCTTGTGGTGGTCATGCTGGGGATAAGCAAAGTGTTGATTACTATGTAAACTTATGTAAGCAAAACAATGTAAAAATAACGGCTCATATTTCTTACCCAGATAAAGAAAATTTTGGTAGAAAGGTTATTGAAATAGAGAATGCTGAACTATGCCAATCATTTGATAAGCAGTTTACTCTTTTCGATGATCAGGTAAAGGCTATAAAACCTCATGGTGCTTTGTATAATGAGCTTAATGTTAATGAAGAGCTTGCTAAAGTATTTGTGTCATGGTGTGTTAAAAATAATATTCAAGAGCTAGTACTTAGTCCATTTGGTAAAGTAAAAAAGTATGCACGAGCTAGTGGTATTAAAGTTATTAAAGAGAGTTTTGCTGAGAGAGGGTATCAACTTGATATTAATGGAAATCCAATGCTTATTCCTCGAGGTCAACCAAATGCTGAAATTCATAATGTTGAAAAAGCGGTTAAGCAATTTAAACAGTTACAAAGAGGTTATATTGATGTTAATGCTCAGCAGATAGTTTTTGAGTCTCAGACAATTTGTATACATTCTGATAGTGCGATAGCTTTAGAATTAGCTAAAGAGTTATACAGTAATAAAGGTTAACATTATGAAAGAGCATTTTTCTATAAAAGGAGGGCTTGGTTTTCCAGTTGCGTTAAGACATTATGGAGTGCAAGACAGAGGAGTATCTCCACAAGGTGCTCAGGATCAATTAAGCTTTTCAATAGCTTATAAACTTCTTGATAAGCCGAGTCAATTTCAAGCAGTAGAAATGATATATCCAAGTAAGATCATTGCAAATCAAGATTTATATGTGGTTATTACTGGAGCATCATACGAGACTACAAAAGTTGGAATACAAGATGTTGTATACAACCAAGTGTTTGAAATTAGAGGGGGTGAAACTATAGACTTTTCTGGGATTAAGAAAGGTTTTCGAACAATTATCATTGCTATTGAGGCAAATCTTGATAGTCAATATTTGCTGGGTAATAAGAGGTCACAAGAATTAGACGATTATATAAAGCAGAATTATAAAAATAATGTTATAAGAGTATTAAGAGGTCCAGAGTACAATATTTTAAGAGATAATTCTTTTTTTGAAAATACTTGGAGTATTTCATCTAACTCTAGTCAAATGGGTCTCTCTCTAGATGGACCAACTCTTGATACTCAACAGATTGAAATGATATCTCAGCCTGTCGCGGATGGAACTATACAGTTGGCACCTAGTGGTCCAATAGTACTTATGAGAC encodes:
- a CDS encoding MFS transporter, which translates into the protein MKKILVLLASSAEWYEFTVYSFCAGYIGAAFFPGDNFAKFLAAFGAFAAGFLARPLGGIIFGYIGDKKSRSTALAWAAFFMGVPTVGMALLPSYATIGLLAPLLLVSFRVLQGIAIGGQYSGSVVILVEAESTLVGKAKAGVNVITSAFGGILLAIVTFQVIRYFISDELMMNGGWRILFAIAIILVVLSFFIKHSGDEEKPEKSDVKLAKVVIQNYKSLVYMILLCFPGAVVAYFQITILPNIIKKILHQTHVDVAILTTVSIIMFIITCNIAAMLTKKFKIKTVTATGLVLMLILSLPMYALYKANSDLLIVFFITMGAIFGIFYGNIMVLFTECLPQEIRYTGFALAYNIGFGVFGGLLPFLCFFLAHAVSDYMAVGMISLSAIVGLITLYKFEPETLKNSIINGK
- a CDS encoding hydrolase, whose protein sequence is MKEHFSIKGGLGFPVALRHYGVQDRGVSPQGAQDQLSFSIAYKLLDKPSQFQAVEMIYPSKIIANQDLYVVITGASYETTKVGIQDVVYNQVFEIRGGETIDFSGIKKGFRTIIIAIEANLDSQYLLGNKRSQELDDYIKQNYKNNVIRVLRGPEYNILRDNSFFENTWSISSNSSQMGLSLDGPTLDTQQIEMISQPVADGTIQLAPSGPIVLMRHRQTVGGYPRIANAIEPDLNKLSQFAPGAKIRFVEIELEKANIEKMKIAQLLS
- a CDS encoding 5-oxoprolinase subunit PxpA, encoding MLLINCDLGERGVAHPVDDQLVSYIDMANIACGGHAGDKQSVDYYVNLCKQNNVKITAHISYPDKENFGRKVIEIENAELCQSFDKQFTLFDDQVKAIKPHGALYNELNVNEELAKVFVSWCVKNNIQELVLSPFGKVKKYARASGIKVIKESFAERGYQLDINGNPMLIPRGQPNAEIHNVEKAVKQFKQLQRGYIDVNAQQIVFESQTICIHSDSAIALELAKELYSNKG
- a CDS encoding 5-oxoprolinase subunit B family protein; its protein translation is MEYHFLNESCFIYKVSDRLCLEDNLVVLSIYKEIIKDSEFCSKYQIFDIVPTYNSIAFHFDYDDLSSLKEAILTRIKIVDYSQQLEPKTHYIAVKYNGEDLQKASGILGLSESEIIKRHTQVEYHIAMLGFKPYFPYLLGLDKSINLPRLATPRNRIPAGSIGIGGSQTTIFPEQSPSGWNIIGHSDFRDFKSFCAGDKIIFKEI